A genome region from Arachis duranensis cultivar V14167 chromosome 6, aradu.V14167.gnm2.J7QH, whole genome shotgun sequence includes the following:
- the LOC107493506 gene encoding uncharacterized protein LOC107493506 codes for MSEHPRLQNLRSTAQVLREATSSFSSNLVTFLLLSLLILSFRTVVENGTSHVTSFIDRDPSLKALLSRLDLAGNGPNHHGGRLRHDASSSIHRHRHHLHRRRRPFLHLTRVGTLDDDFFSGDDDDGRTLFGSAPKSAINGSHVFFGPFSLESGFSDLVIDDGIRVSEVVRSGITFKADGLTFASDDKERGSYEEEEERGDKDEKKKKKSEKGDLGNGGQEIEKSVDLQFFVKGLEVGRRDAAALFFLVSFLSAAYGWVILVFLVTYSWVLGVVFVAVVNDLVGRFCSVTGLIWDGSRLGLKRLSGFILMRWAVRDALTQLLGLWYFGEIEDQYSFFKLFVRLKLMPFSVMSPWVRGFEKEISGFLFTWFLVDTFVAFIFSVDAWVAIADTRRSGREIVKEGCYLITTMLNQAIQIKCLEAILCGSMMRWILGRYCGRSFAKMFQSTMEVYFMVAWLVFYFAARCRDASLQGRRFGHRELEGIIDGHR; via the coding sequence ATGAGCGAGCACCCACGGTTGCAGAACCTGCGTTCCACTGCACAAGTTCTCAGAGAAGCAACTTCGTCGTTCTCTTCGAACCTCGTAACGTTCCTTTTGCTTTCGCTTCTCATACTTTCGTTTCGCACCGTTGTGGAGAACGGAACCTCTCATGTGACCTCCTTTATCGACCGCGATCCTTCCCTCAAGGCTTTACTCTCACGCCTCGACCTCGCCGGAAACGGCCCCAACCACCACGGCGGGCGCCTGCGCCATGACGCTTCTTCCTCCATCCACCGTCACCGCCACCACCTCCACCGCCGCCGCCGTCCCTTTCTCCACCTCACAAGAGTCGGAACCCTAGATGATGACTTCTTCTCCGGCGACGACGACGACGGCCGCACGCTCTTCGGCTCTGCTCCTAAATCCGCCATCAACGGCAGTCATGTCTTCTTCGGACCCTTCAGTCTCGAATCAGGGTTCTCGGATCTCGTCATTGACGATGGAATTAGGGTTTCGGAGGTAGTTCGCTCTGGAATCACGTTCAAAGCCGACGGGTTAACTTTCGCCAGCGATGATAAAGAGCGCGGTAGCTacgaggaggaagaagaaagaggagataaagatgagaagaagaagaagaagagcgaGAAGGGTGATTTAGGGAATGGAGGGCAAGAAATCGAGAAAAGTGTCGACCTTCAATTCTTTGTAAAAGGGTTGGAAGTTGGTCGCCGTGACGCGGCCGCACTGTTTTTCCTTGTGAGCTTTCTCTCTGCCGCTTATGGATGGGTAATTTTGGTTTTCCTTGTTACGTATTCGTGGGTACTAGGTGTTGTGTTTGTTGCTGTTGTTAATGATCTTGTAGGAAGATTTTGTTCTGTCACTGGTTTGATCTGGGATGGTTCCAGATTGGGACTCAAGAGGCTCTCTGGTTTCATCCTTATGCGGTGGGCTGTGAGGGATGCATTGACTCAGCTTCTGGGTTTGTGGTATTTTGGGGAGATTGAGGACCAGTACTCGTTCTTCAAGCTGTTTGTTAGGTTGAAATTGATGCCATTTTCGGTTATGTCGCCGTGGGTTAGAGGCTTTGAGAAGGAGATTTCTGGGTTCTTGTTCACTTGGTTTTTGGTTGATACCTTTGTGGCTTTTATATTCTCTGTTGATGCATGGGTTGCCATAGCGGATACTAGGAGGAGTGGGAGGGAGATTGTTAAGGAAGGATGTTATTTGATAACTACAATGTTGAACCAGGCTATACAGATTAAGTGCCTGGAAGCTATACTTTGTGGGTCGATGATGAGGTGGATTTTAGGCCGGTATTGTGGGAGGTCTTTTGCCAAGATGTTTCAGTCGACTATGGAGGTTTACTTCATGGTTGCTTGGCTTGTGTTTTACTTTGCGGCTAGATGCAGGGATGCGAGTCTACAGGGTAGGAGATTTGGGCACCGAGAATTGGAGGGAATAATTGATGGTCATAGATGA